GcgtgtactcggaagtatgggggaaaggatgtgatcgtgtatacgggcggcgtcgcgaggcggaaggcctgctgATGTCGCGTCCGCTGTCATGTCAAGCAAAGGTTTgctatgtagaggctagtgttaatgtattaaatatatatttataagttaataacgttatgtgtatggcaatggtagagtaagggaaggagtcttCTACAAGTGGTCCCAGGGGAATCCTTTAGGGTTGTGGGAAGATATGGGAAAACACTTAAGATttcttagtgggcctccctgcgagagatttggtgtgtTGAAATGGGTcttcgctcggtcacgctaccgcggcggtccccgccgcagaaggtgtcagagaaagtgaaaaggcgctaAACATTACAgcctaagcataaaatatcctactcacaTAAAAATAAGTTAAACAGTACATATgaaacccaaaaatccaaacGGATAACACtaagtgcatacagtaacatcaagaaggtatACAATCAAtagatcatataaaataatattaatatacaatgtataaatcagttcatcatataaaataatgtgaACATCCATGTGATTCAtggaacagaaaatgacaaacatGCATAAACTAATAATACAAATCTATATAAGCGTAAAAGTACAATATAACCGTAACAGTGATATACatgggaatacaataaaagatgtACAAGATAACAGCCAGGCATAGCCAGTGACAATGCAAGAGTCTATACAAGGCTAAGTgctgacggcgcctgcgtcaccagtACTGACAGGCAGTCTGGGGGGTGtcttaatcactatgcaacgatacagtacaaaaccaagcacgacggctaatattccgaataatgtagacagtatgggcAGGTCATAGGTTCCATGCGAAGGGGTATGAAATCCAACTGATCATCGAAAgaagggaggaatcttacgttcgcgatagggagggaaaagtTACTGACGGGGAGGTCTAGCGAGGTcggggagagcaagggggaagacggtgtgtattagtagtgaaaataatgatgaagtgatgaggcgggagtcaagtcggcaaaaccgcGTGAGGATGAATGCACCAACGGCCACAATATCAGTATGGTTGCTATTACAGATGATGTTTAACTGCGTGTCGctgaaaaaaagtataataaatgtgtgtcagGAAGGGTGAGCAGAAAAAGGGGCAGCCCCAGTGACATTCAACTGATCAAACATGCAGGACGCGTGAACGTTCCTGCCCGTGATCAGAGCCATGTGGCAAGAGGAATGAAAATATGGTCGCTTGGGGACTAGAATGTTGAAACAAACTCGCAAACTGAATAAGACACGGGAGCAGGAGGTAAGAATATCACATGATATAAGGGACAGACCTGACCTGAGTATAATGTTGGTGTCAGGGAAACTGCGTAAACATTGTTGTCTAAGGAGACAGGGAATGGGTGTATCCTGTAGGCTGTGAAGGGGGTGTCAGGGTCGAGGGGAATGCTTGACCGTGCTCGCGGTAGTCTCTCCTTAGGGTAACAAATCATATCGAGATACATtcagaaatgatagtaatgagtcaGCCTGAATCGTCGTGAGTTGTCCGTGGTAATTGTGTGGGTGTACTGACTTatcccggatgaatagagagaatgattacctaaggtaacaccggcactctccgtggaaaggaactggggaccctaccacgtactcaatccaagatcacaacatgaaaactacaattaagtatcatgctgtgaccacgtcggctcaaacatgaacctaccgttattttaAAAAACTAGCTTATCAGGGAGAGGTGTGTAGATGCGGTGTTGTAGAAGTAGGAGAGGATGCCAAGGCTGATATCTACCTCGACATAGTTTCCAATGAATGCAATATTACCAATGTCCTCAAGTAAAGCGCCTGGTTGTAGTAGGTAGGAGCGGGATGAGCTTCATCTCGGGGGGGAAGATACATCAGCGTCACTAGGGTTCTATCTATAAAACTCGTCCTCATAATGTCTGCTGGCCAACTTAAGGGTGTCGAAGTGGAACCAGGATTGAGAGGGGGTGGCTAAGCATTTACATAGAGCCTTGTTATTTTTGATCAATAAAATTCTATAAGGACCCTCAAACTTGGGTGAGAGCTTAAGTGAAGAAACAGCCCTGTCAGTAACTTAGTGGAAACGAGCATACCCACGTCAATGCGTTTATGCCGCGCAAGCTTGTTTTGCTGTCTAATGATCCTGTCCCTCTCCACTCTTAGATGCTCACATGCAATCTTATAAATATCCTGCTTCTTACGCATAGCCAACTTGACGTAGTTGTCGTCATATACCGGTAACGGCCGCTGTTCCAGCAGATCATACAGCAAACGTCTGTCCTCGccataaatgatgaaataaaagatgTCACCTAAGGAACTATGGAAAATACTATTGATTGCCATCTGTATGATAGGTACCTATACATCCCAACAGGGATGTATGGGTACATCCGTAATTCCATTAGCCTATAGGATAATACATTAATTTTCTTGATTCTGAGCATACTGCAGAGAGAATGTAGGAGAGAGTTGTTGAACTCAGACCCATTATCCAAAACAATCTCATTCGGGGTGTTATGCCTACTAATTACATTTTCCAAGAATGCGCGGGCGACCGTAGTAGCAGACTTGTCAGGAACGGGAACAAGCCCACAGAATCTAGAAAAATTGTCTATTAAGACCAAGAGATACGTATTGCCTGTAGTAGAAACAGAGAAACCTGAGAGGACATCAACACTGACGCACTGGAACGGTCTATTGGGGATATCATAGGTAAGTGAAGGGGATGGTACCGACACGGAGCCCTTGTATAACCAACACAGCTGGCATCTACATACATGTTCCATGACCCGAGATGTTAGTCAAGGGAAGAAATAATGTTATGCCTCAGGCATAACCAGCTGGTTGTATGTGTCTCTGACAGGATCTATGCCCTTTTCCTGGGGCGGAGCGGCGGAACAGGAGGTCATCCTCGAGAAAAAGAGCCTTCGTAGGAATGTGGGATCATCTGGGTAAGGGTAATGACGGATTTGCTTCTAACAGCGTAATCAAATCAGAATAAAGCAGATCCTCTCTCTGTTGCTTGTGCACGTCGTCGGCTACTGGAACATCAAGATGAAAAACAGGTATGCGGGATAATGAGTTGTTCCCGGAGTGTAGCAAATTGTAGGGATGAATTCTAATAGAGTGTCAATCCATCTCGCCTGACGACCGGTAAGCGACTTGGAGTCAGTGAGGAGGTAACATAATGGCTGATGGTCCGTTAGAACCTCGATGTCGTATCCCAGGATTATCTCCCTGAATGTTTCAAGGACCACACAACAGCGAGCAAAGAGGACTCTGTTAGGGGCTTCTTTAATGCATTAAATGCTTGTTGTTGTTCAAGTGACCAAAGAAAATGAGCGTCCTTTGAGAGTGGGTGAGCAATGGAAGCAAATCCCTTTATGAATGGTTGATGAAATCCTGCTAAACCAAGAAATGACTTAACCTGTTTGACATTGTTTGGGGTGGGAAAATCCAATATATCTTTGACCTTACTAGAGTTAGGTGATATGTCATCGGAGATGATAGTGTGCCCTAAGTATTCAATCTGCTCTCGAAAAAATGTACATTTCTTAGGATCTATAGTTAAAGCAGCATTGGACAGCCTCTGAAAAACCTTTCTAAGCTTTACTTCATGGTCAGCCTCATCTCTGGAAACAATCAGTAAGTCGTCGAGGTATGAAAAGACAGTGTTACTCACCAACCAGCCATAATGATTGCCATATGACGAGAAAACGTAATAGGAGAGTTTCTGAGTCCGTCGAGATCGACCTGAAAGAAAGCCGCCTGCAAGTGTATGGTGGAGAAGACTGAATGTCCTTTCCCTACATCATGCAGAAGCGATCGCAATGAGGGGATTGGCAAACGATCGGGAATAATGAGAGCACTCAGTTTACGATACTCTACTACGGGACGCAGAGAGCCGTCTTTCTTTGGTATTAAGATCATGGGGGCACTCCACAGTGAGGTGCTTGGTTCTATAAGATCCATCTCTAAAAACTTCGATACTTGCTTGCTGAAAGCTTGTCTGTGGCTATGCGGTACGTGGTATGCAGGAATATAGACAGGCTTTGCATCCTTCTGTAACCGGATTTCATGCTTGAGTACTGAGGTCCTACCAATGGGGCATTCTGGGCTGGGTAGCAAGTGCGGGAATTCCTTGAAAAGATACTGTAAAACAGCCCTACCTTCAGAGAAGTCAACGGGTGGTAAATCTGCAGATGATGGCAGACGCATGGCCGGAGATGCAAGTGTCAGTGAGTACCGGCCGGGTGTGACTGACATAACTAACATAGGTGTAGGGAGGTCAAACTTGACTAATGGGAGTGGCGTGACCTCGCAGTCAAGCACTCTCATAGCACCTTCAAGGCGAACAGGGGTCTCATTAGCATTGATAATGCATAAAATGAACTAACCATCTCTTGCCTTGTAGAGCGCAGGTAAAGTAACCAATCCATGCACATGTACTCCCTCAGGTAACACCAGTACTGTGCCAGCCGTA
The Penaeus monodon isolate SGIC_2016 chromosome 18, NSTDA_Pmon_1, whole genome shotgun sequence genome window above contains:
- the LOC119584712 gene encoding uncharacterized protein LOC119584712 codes for the protein MEHVCRCQLCWLYKGSVSVPSPSLTYDIPNRPFQCVSVDVLSGFSVSTTGNTYLLVLIDNFSRFCGLVPVPDKSATTVARAFLENVISRHNTPNEIVLDNGSEFNNSLLHSLCSMLRIKKINVLSYRLMELRMYPYIPVGMYRRLLYDLLEQRPLPVYDDNYVKLAMRKKQDIYKIACEHLRVERDRIIRQQNKLARHKRIDVGMLVSTKLLTGLFLHLSSHPSLRVLIEFY